In a single window of the Limnochorda sp. L945t genome:
- a CDS encoding GGDEF domain-containing protein — MIQPSRRALRPVATYVATALVWILVSDWVLTRLLHGTPSLGLVSVVKGWGFVAVTAVLLYGVIGRDYRLLYRAEQQARATNRTLRALSSVHRLVTQRQDAHQLLQEACQTILKDPSCSAAWIGVAGESGDSLTLVAWAGPAGLPAPPVPNPDPTGPAWRALHTRKAHTMTLAGTGDEDPWRRHLLQAGVTHAAAFPLKEQGRLYGVLTVYTGDSELFTGERYRILSEIADALALGLRLLSAERSLAESERLLALQMARLEAITGRDPLTGLCNRQRFERLLAEEVDRSRGAGRPFAVVVFDLERFGEINARLGHDAADRLLAEIGLRLQEAFRPTERIGRVGGDAFAVILPGVTAREGRSVAEQLVHDVPRWARTAAGEQVPVRITAAVVAYPEHGRSHAELEAAMDSALLQSRNASDGIAVFDQTSHSLRLHSFGQGDMLRRALKDGRLRPAFQPVVDLGTGEVYGYELLARVVLGERLVTASEFIREAEEYGLLGEVDERILEWVADGWKLPAFQGKRLFINLSPDLVSRPAYRERVIRLLEGQPELARMTVWELTERHSLEDDEATARFFANLKLLGAQLALDDFGSGYSSLGYFRRLAVDYVKIDGSLVRGVAHSVLDERLVAAIRRVAGELGAHTVAEAVETEEVARAVRAMGVRFGQGYYLGKPVLLEQLPGVQSPHTLSTRSSSGPAEPRPSRLDVPT; from the coding sequence ATGATCCAACCGTCGCGCCGAGCCCTGCGGCCTGTCGCAACGTACGTCGCGACCGCCCTCGTCTGGATCCTCGTCTCGGACTGGGTGCTCACCCGGCTGCTGCACGGGACGCCTTCGCTCGGGCTCGTCAGCGTGGTCAAGGGCTGGGGTTTCGTGGCGGTCACGGCGGTGCTGCTCTACGGGGTTATCGGCCGTGACTACCGGCTCCTGTACCGGGCAGAGCAGCAGGCCCGCGCCACCAACCGCACCCTGAGGGCCCTTTCCTCGGTGCACCGGCTGGTGACGCAGCGGCAAGACGCCCACCAGCTCCTCCAGGAAGCCTGCCAGACCATCCTGAAGGACCCCTCGTGCAGCGCCGCATGGATCGGGGTGGCGGGCGAGTCCGGAGACTCTCTGACCCTGGTCGCCTGGGCCGGGCCGGCCGGGCTGCCCGCGCCCCCGGTGCCCAACCCCGACCCCACCGGTCCCGCCTGGCGCGCCCTGCACACCCGGAAAGCTCACACCATGACCCTCGCCGGGACGGGGGATGAGGACCCATGGCGCCGGCACTTGTTGCAGGCCGGCGTCACCCACGCGGCGGCCTTTCCCCTCAAGGAGCAGGGGCGCCTGTACGGCGTGCTGACGGTCTACACGGGTGACTCGGAGCTCTTTACGGGGGAGCGCTACCGCATCCTGTCGGAGATTGCCGACGCTCTGGCGCTCGGGCTACGGCTGCTGTCGGCCGAGCGGAGCCTCGCCGAGAGCGAGCGGCTGCTGGCGCTGCAGATGGCCCGGTTGGAGGCCATCACGGGCCGCGATCCGCTGACCGGGCTCTGCAACCGCCAGCGCTTCGAACGCCTCCTGGCCGAGGAGGTGGACCGCAGCCGCGGCGCCGGGCGGCCGTTCGCCGTGGTGGTCTTCGACCTGGAGCGGTTCGGAGAGATCAACGCCCGGCTGGGCCACGACGCCGCCGACCGGCTCCTGGCCGAAATCGGGCTGCGGCTGCAGGAGGCTTTCCGCCCCACCGAGCGGATCGGGCGGGTGGGGGGCGACGCGTTCGCGGTCATCTTGCCCGGCGTCACGGCCCGCGAGGGCCGGAGCGTGGCCGAGCAGCTGGTGCACGACGTGCCGCGTTGGGCCCGGACGGCCGCCGGCGAACAGGTGCCCGTCCGCATCACGGCCGCCGTGGTGGCCTACCCCGAGCACGGACGCTCCCACGCCGAACTGGAGGCCGCCATGGACTCGGCGTTGCTCCAAAGCCGCAACGCCTCCGACGGCATCGCGGTGTTCGACCAGACGTCCCACTCGCTGCGGTTGCACTCGTTCGGACAGGGCGACATGCTGCGCCGCGCCCTCAAGGACGGGCGGCTGCGCCCGGCCTTCCAGCCCGTCGTGGACCTCGGCACCGGAGAGGTGTACGGCTACGAGCTGCTGGCCCGGGTCGTGCTGGGCGAGCGCCTGGTGACGGCCTCGGAGTTCATCCGGGAGGCGGAGGAGTACGGGCTTCTGGGAGAGGTCGACGAGCGCATACTGGAGTGGGTGGCGGACGGCTGGAAGCTACCTGCCTTCCAGGGCAAGCGCCTTTTCATCAACCTGTCGCCCGACCTGGTCTCCCGCCCTGCTTACCGGGAACGGGTGATCCGCCTGCTCGAAGGCCAGCCCGAGCTTGCCCGCATGACCGTCTGGGAACTCACCGAGCGTCACTCGCTGGAGGACGACGAAGCGACCGCGCGCTTTTTCGCCAACCTCAAGCTCCTGGGAGCGCAGCTGGCCCTCGACGACTTCGGCTCCGGGTACTCGTCGCTCGGGTACTTCCGGCGCCTGGCGGTCGATTACGTCAAGATCGACGGGAGCCTCGTCCGGGGCGTGGCCCACAGCGTGCTCGACGAGCGTCTCGTGGCGGCCATCCGCCGGGTGGCCGGGGAGCTCGGGGCCCATACCGTCGCCGAGGCGGTGGAGACCGAAGAGGTGGCCAGGGCGGTGCGGGCCATGGGCGTCCGCTTCGGGCAGGGATACTACCTGGGCAAACCGGTGCTGCTCGAGCAGCTACCGGGCGTTCAGAGCCCGCACACCTTGAGCACCCGGTCGTCGTCCGGGCCGGCCGAGCCGCGCCCGTCGCGGTTGGACGTGCCCACGTAA
- the folP gene encoding dihydropteroate synthase — protein sequence MMQDVEVAFGPRRFRWGKRTYVMGVLNVTRDSFSDGGRYFDPDRARARARQIVEEGADILDVGAESARLAAEKLAPDEEIDRLAPLVEWVARHLDVAISVDTYKAPVAEAALRAGAHIVNDISGLHADPAMAPVVARHGAGVVLMHLQGTARRPAEHPAYRDVVEEVLAYLRQACVRARQAGIDPSRILVDPGIGVGKLTEHNLALLRAVPEIKRLGHPVLVGHSRTSVIGNLIEAPIGERLEGTLGATAALVALGADVVRVHDVGANVRAARVADAILRGWQPPWEDWSFDAVTGEQRRPLHTLRELAARD from the coding sequence ATGATGCAAGACGTGGAGGTAGCCTTCGGACCCCGGCGCTTCCGGTGGGGCAAGCGCACCTACGTCATGGGCGTCCTCAACGTGACGCGCGACTCCTTCTCGGACGGGGGGCGCTACTTCGACCCGGATCGCGCCAGGGCGCGAGCCCGCCAGATCGTGGAGGAAGGTGCAGACATCCTCGACGTCGGTGCCGAAAGCGCCCGCCTCGCTGCCGAGAAGCTGGCCCCCGACGAAGAGATCGACCGCCTGGCGCCCCTCGTTGAGTGGGTGGCCCGCCACCTGGACGTCGCCATCTCCGTCGACACCTACAAGGCGCCGGTGGCCGAGGCGGCGCTTCGGGCGGGCGCCCACATCGTCAACGACATCAGCGGCCTGCACGCCGATCCCGCCATGGCGCCGGTGGTGGCGCGCCACGGAGCCGGGGTCGTGCTCATGCACCTGCAGGGGACGGCCCGCAGACCGGCGGAGCACCCGGCGTACCGCGACGTGGTGGAGGAGGTGCTGGCCTACCTGCGGCAGGCCTGCGTGCGGGCCCGTCAGGCCGGCATCGACCCTTCCCGGATCCTGGTCGACCCGGGCATCGGGGTCGGCAAGCTCACCGAGCACAACCTCGCGTTGCTGCGGGCAGTGCCGGAGATCAAGCGCCTGGGTCACCCGGTGCTGGTGGGGCATTCCCGCACCAGCGTCATCGGCAACCTGATCGAGGCTCCCATCGGCGAGCGGCTCGAGGGGACGCTGGGCGCCACGGCGGCCCTGGTGGCGCTGGGCGCCGACGTCGTGCGGGTGCATGACGTCGGGGCCAACGTGCGGGCCGCGCGGGTCGCCGACGCCATCTTGCGAGGCTGGCAGCCCCCCTGGGAAGACTGGTCGTTCGACGCGGTCACGGGGGAGCAGCGGCGGCCGCTGCACACCCTGCGGGAACTGGCCGCTCGAGACTGA
- the folK gene encoding 2-amino-4-hydroxy-6-hydroxymethyldihydropteridine diphosphokinase, with product MDDPSVPVYVGLGSNLGDRAGHLARAVEMLAALPRTTVARVSSLYETKPWGLAGQPDFLNAVALLETALDPRSLLLHALAIESRLGRVRTVRWGPRTVDIDLLVYDHLTLRDPELTLPHPRMLQRAFVLVPLAEIAPGLVVAGRTVADHLAALGDVGDEVRPAGALPEGGRRSLPGL from the coding sequence ATGGACGATCCCTCCGTGCCGGTGTATGTCGGACTGGGCTCCAACCTGGGGGACCGGGCAGGGCACCTGGCCCGGGCGGTGGAGATGCTCGCGGCGCTCCCCCGCACTACCGTAGCCCGGGTGTCGTCCCTTTACGAGACGAAGCCCTGGGGGCTGGCCGGCCAGCCCGATTTCCTCAACGCGGTGGCCCTCCTGGAGACGGCCCTCGACCCGCGCTCCCTGCTCTTGCACGCCCTGGCCATCGAGAGCCGGCTCGGGCGAGTGCGCACCGTGCGCTGGGGGCCCAGGACCGTCGACATCGACCTCCTGGTGTACGACCACCTCACGCTCCGGGACCCCGAGCTCACCCTCCCGCACCCGAGGATGCTGCAGCGGGCCTTCGTCCTGGTACCGCTGGCCGAGATCGCGCCCGGCCTCGTGGTGGCCGGCCGCACCGTCGCCGACCACCTGGCCGCCCTGGGCGACGTGGGCGACGAGGTGCGGCCGGCGGGGGCGTTGCCGGAGGGCGGCCGGCGCTCGTTGCCCGGCCTCTGA